The genomic DNA ACCGCGACCGCGCTGACCGCACGCTCCATCGAAGTGGCGCTGCGGCGCTTCGTGCTCAGGGATGGCGGCTACCGCGAGTACATCGTCTCCGGTGGCGGCGCCGCCAATCCCACCCTGGTGAAGATGATCCAGGCGGAGATCGCCAACCTGGGGCTGCGACTGCGGCGCTCTGAGGAATTCGGGCTGCCGCGAGCGGCCAAAGAAGCCGTGGCCTTCGCCCTGCTCGCCTACCAGACCTGCCAGCGGCGGCCGGGGAACATGCCTGCGGCCACGGGGGCGGAGCGGGCCGTCGTCCTGGGCAAGGTCTCCTATCCATGACGCGGGATTGCGGATTGAAGATTGCAGATTGCAGATTGTCGCGGCGGCGCGGAGCTTCGATCTGCAATCTGAAATCTGCAATCTGCATTCTCTTGCTCCTGCTGCTCACCTCCTGCGCGCAGCGCCCCGATCCCAACACCGTGGTGATGCTGATCGAGAGCAGCCCGACGAACCTGGATCCGCGGGTGGGCACGGACGCCTATTCGGAGCGCATCGACCAATTGCTCTTCGACGCTCTGCTCACCCGCGACGACCACTTCGACGTCCAGCCCGGCCTGGCCGAGCGCTGGGAGACGCCCGACCCGCGCACCTACGTCTTCCATCTGCGGAGCGGGGTGCGCTTCCACGACGGCCGCCCGCTGGGCGCTCGCGACGTGAAGTGGACTTTCGACAGCATCCTCAATGGCACGGTGAAGACGGCCAAGGCCAGCGCCTACCGCTACGTCGCCTCCGTCGAGACGCCCGACGACGCCACCGTCATCTTCCACATGAAGGAGCCCGACGCCATGCTGCCCTGGAACGTCTCGGAGGGCGCCAGCGGCATCGTGCCCTACGGCAGCGGGCCGGAGTTCAGCCGGCATCCCATCGGCTCCGGGCCCTTCCGCTTCGTCAGCCTGCAACTGGATAAGGAAGTGGTGCTGGAGCGCAACGACGCCTACTGGGGCGCGAAGCCGAAGATCGCGCGCGTACGCTTCGCCATCGTCCCCGACTACACTACCGAGGCGCTGGAGCTGCGCAAAGGCTCCGCCGACATCGCGCTGAATTCCCTGACCCCGGATACGGTGCTCACCCTGGCGCGCGACCCGGGGCTGCAAGTGGAGCGCGCGCCCGGCTCCATCTACAACTATCTGGCCTTCAACCTGACCGACCCCATCCTGAAGGACGAGCAGGTGCGGCAGGCCATCGCCTGCGCCCTTGACCGCCGGCCGCTGATCCAATACCTGTGGCGGGACATGGCGCGTCCCGCCGCCAGCCCCCTGCCCCCGGAGAGCTGGGCCTACGACGCCGGCGTCCCCGCCTGGCACCACGACCCCGCGCGGGCGCGGCAGTTGCTCGACCAGGCCGGCTACCCCGTCCGCAACGGCGTGCGCTTCCACCTGCTCTACAAGACCTCGACCCAGGAGGTGCCGCGCCTGCAGGCCGCCGTCTTCCAGCAGCAACTGCGCGAGGTGGGCATCGCGGTGGACATCCGCACCCTGGAGTTCGGGACCTTCTACTCGGATGTGCTCAAAGGGGCCTTCCAGATGTACTCGCTGCGCTGGATCGGGGGCAACGAGGCCCCCGATATCTTCGACGTCTTCTATTCCGCCAACGTGCCGCCGCGGGGCGCGAATCGTGGTCACTACTCCAACCCCAAAGTGGACGCGCTGATCGAGGCCGGGCGGCGCGAGACCGACGAGGCCAAGCGCAAGCAGATCTACGCCCAGATCCAGGAGATCGTGGGCGAGGAACTGCCCTACGTCAGCATCCTCTACCTCGACAACGTGATGGTGCATTCGCGGCGGGTGCGCAACCTGCGCCTCGACCCCTCCGGGAACTACAACTTCCTGAAGACGGCGGAACTGGCGCCGTAGCGGGCGTCGTGCGGGCGCATGGTAGTATCAAAAGACCGTGCGCATTCTCATCATCGGCGACATCTTCGGGCGGCCGGGGCGGCACATCGTGCGCGACCACCTGGCCGACATCGTCGCCCAGCGCCGGATCGACCTGGTGGTGGCCAATGCCGAGAACGCCGCTGCCGGCTTCGGCCTGACGCCGGCCATCGCCGAGGAACTGCTGGCCACCGGCATCGAGGTGCTCACCACCGGCAACCACATCTGGGACAAGAAAGAGATCATCGAATACCTGCAGTCGCCCAACGGCTCCGCTCGGCGCGTGCTCCGGCCGGCCAACTACCCCGCGGGCACGCCCGGCACCGGGCTGTACCAGGGCACCACCCGCGGCGGCGTGCCCTACGCCGTCCTCAATCTGCAGGGGCGGGTCTTCATGGGCAGCAACGACGATCCCTTCCGCACCGCCGACGCTCTGCTGAAGACAGTCCAGGCCAAGGTGGTGCTGGTGGATATGCACGCGGAAGCCACCTCGGAGAAGCTGGCCATGGGCTGGTATCTGGACGGGCGGGTGACGGCGGTGGTCGGCACCCACACTCATGTCCCCACCGCCGACGAGCGGGTACTGCCCGGCGGCACCGCCTACCTCACCGACCTGGGCATGACCGGGCCCTACGACAGCATCATCGGGGTGCAGAAGGAGCAGGTGCTGCAGCGCTTCCTGAGCAGCATGCCGGCGCGCTTCGAGCCAGCCACGGAGAACGTGTGGCTGTGCGCCGCTCTCATCGAGTGCGATCCGGCGAGCGGGCGGGCCGCCTCCATCGAGCGCTTCGTGCTCAAGCAGCAGCCCTGAACCCCTCCCGGCGGAGTACAATTCCTTTTCCCGATGCGTGAGCGGACCCTGGCGGCGGTGTTGTCCCTGGCGGTGGCTCTGGCCCTCCCCGCCTGGGCGGCGGAGCAGCCGCCCGGAGAGTGTGCCGACGAACTGAAGACCGCTGCGGGAAGCTGCGCCGGCAAGCAGGAGATCAAGCAGGCGGGCGCCGCCTTCGATCGCGGGGTGAAGCTGGCGGCTTCGCGCCATACCGCCGCCGCTTTTGCCGCCTTCGACCAGGCCGCCGGGCTGCTTCCCCACAACCTGGAGTACGTCACCGCGCGGGAAGTGGCGCGCCAGCAACTGGTCTTCGAGCACCTGGAGCGCGGGAACGATCTGCTGGCCAAGCAGCAGTCGCTGCCGGCGCTGGCCGAGTTCCGGGCGGCCGTGGAACTCGATCCCGGCAACGCCTTCGCTCAGCAGCGGCTGAAGGACGCCCTGGGTGAGCGCGCGCCCCGGCTCACGCACGGGTTGCAGTTGGCCTCCGAATCCGCCGAGATCGAGCTGGCGCCCCAGGTCGGCCTCCGCGACTTTCACTACCGCGGGGACACGCGCGGGCTGGTGGCCCAGGTGGCGGCGGCCTACGGGGTGAGCGCCGTGATCGACGAGTCGGTGCTCGCGCGCCCCGTCCGCTTCGACCTGGAGCGCGTGGACTTCGAGACCGCCATGCGGGTGGCGGGCATGATGGGCAAGTTCTTCTGGACGCCCTTGAATCCCCGGCAGATCCTGGTGGCCGCCGAGACTCCCGAAAACCACCGCCAGTACGACCGGGTCTCGGAGCGGACCTTCTATCTTCCCTTCGCCACCACGCCGCAGGAGATCAACGAACTGGTGGGGGTGCTGCGCGGGCTCTTCGAGATCCGCAGCATCTCGCCCAGCGCCAGCAAGGGCGTGCTGGTGCTGCGCGCGCCCAAACCGCAACTGGACCCGGCCACGCGCTTCCTGGAGTCCCTGGGCGAGGGCCGCGCCCAGGTGCTGCTGGACATGAAGGTGTACGAGATCAGCCAGACCTCCCTGCGCAACCTGGGAGTGCAGTTGCCCCTGCAGTACCAGATGTTCAACCTCCCCTCGCTGGCGTCGTTGTTCGCCGCCAACCCTTCCCTGCTCGACCAGATCAACCAGCTCATCGCCTCCGGCGGCATCAACCAGGCCAACACCCAAGCCATCGCGGCGCTGCTGGCGCAGGCGCAGGCGCAGTCGGCCAACCCGCTGCTCACCACGCCCTTCTTCATCTTCGGCGGCGGGAGCACCACCATGGCGGTCACCGTCCCTCCGGCCGTCCTGAACTTCAGCTTCAACTCCTCCAACTTCCGCAGCCTCGAGCACATGACCCTGCGGGCCAGCGACGGCGATCCCGCCACCTTCTTCGTGGGCCAGCGCTTCCCGGTGCTGAACGCGACCTTCTCCCCCATCTTCAATACGCCGGCGGTGGCCCAGGTCATCGCCAACAACAGCTTCATCGCCCCCTTCCCGTCGTTCACCTACGAGGACCTGGGCCTGAGCGTGAAGGCTACTCCCCAGGTGCACCCCAGCGGCGACCTCACCCTGCTCCTGGACATGACCATCCAACAGCTCGCGGGAGTGAGCGCGAACGGCATCCCCGCGCTGGTGCATCGCGAGTACGCGGGCACGGTCAGGCTGAAGAACGGCGAGACGGCGGTGGTGGTGGGAGCGATCTCGCGCAGCGACCAGCCGGAGCGCACCGGGCTGCCGGGGCTGGGGAACCTCCCCGTGCTGGGGCGGCTGGTCACCAACGAGAACGTGCAGCACACCGAGGACGAGCTGCTGGTGGTGATCACACCGCGGCTGGTGAGCCCGTCCGAAAGCTCGGCCCAGACCGAGATCTGGCTGCCCTATCCCCGCTAGGCTCTTCCCGCGCGGCCGTCAGTGAGCGCCCTGCCCGGCGGGGCGAGGCGCCATCTGCGCCTCGAACTCCACAATGGCCTTGAATTGCTCGTAGGGCATGGAGTTCAGGTTGCTGATCCTGCGCCCATTCACGAACAGCGTAGGCGTGCCGCCGACGCCCACGGACTTGCCCAATTCGATGGAGTCGTTGATGGGCACGAAGGTGGCGGGCTGGGCGGCGCAGGCAGCGACAGCGTCAGGACGGGCGCCCGCCGCCGTCACCAGGTCGCGCAGGCGCTGGGGCGCGTTGTCGGCGGTGATCTGCTCCTGGTCGTCGTAGACGCTCTGGACGAAGGGGAAGAACGCCGCCGGCTTCTCCCGGCGCACGCACTCGGCGAACTGGGCTGCGGTCATGGCCCAGTCGTGGCTGGGCAGGGGAAATTCCTGGAAGACCAGGCGGGTGTTGGGAAGATCGGCGAGCAGGCGCTGCAGGGTGGGCTGCGCCGCCTTGCAGTGCGGGCACTGCAGGTCGCTGAACTCCCAGATGGTGACCGGGGCGGCGGCGGGACCGGTGGCCGCCCCCTTGGCCTTGCGCTCCAACGCCTCCCGGGCGGCCTGGAAGGGATCGGCGCCGAAGGGGATCACGTCGCCGACCACGGCATGCTTGCCGTCGGCGCTGACATAGAAGCGGGTGAGGTTCTGCGGCCCACCCACCGCCACCGTGACCTCCGCCATGCCCGGGATCTCGGAGGGTCGGATGCCGGCCACCGCCCAGTTCAGCGACTTGTCCCAGCCGAACATGCGGCGCATGAAGGCGTTCACGGTGGCTTCCGTGGGCAGCCCGGCGGCGCGCGGCGCGGAGGACGGTTTGGTCTGGGCCGGGATGCTCCCGGCCAGCAGCAGGACAAGGGCAAGAGCGCGACAGCGGCGCATGGGTCTCCTTGGGTACGAGCGTGAGCGGCGTGGTGCGGCCGCGCCCCGGAAGTCTAAACGAGAGCGGGAGGCGTGAGAAGGGGCGCTAGAGCTCGGGCCTGGCGGCGATGGGAAAACGCCGGCCCACGCCGAAGGCCTTGGCGGTGATCTTCAGGCCGGGGGCGGCCTGCTGGCGCTTGTATTCGCTCGACTGCACCAGGCGCACCACCCGGCGCACCAGCTCCCGATCGAAGCCGTGGGCGGCGGCGATCTGCTCGGCGGAGTGGTTGTCCTCCACGTAGTCCTCCAGGATGGCGTCCAGGACCTCGTAGGGAGGCAGCGAATCGCTGTCGAGCTGGTCGGGGCGCAACTCGGCGGATGGCGGCTTCTCGATGGATGGCCTGGGAATGACCGGCTTTCGCGAGTTCACCAGCTCCGCCAGGCGATAGACCATGGTCTTGGGGACGTCGGAGAGCACGCCCAAGCCGCCCGCCATGTCGCCGTAGAGGGTGCAGTAGCCGACCCCCAGCTCGCTCTTGTTGCCGGTGCTCAGCACCAGCGCGCCGAACTTGTTGGAGAGGGCCATGAGCAGGGTGCCGCGGATGCGCGACTGGATGTTTTCCTCGGTCACGTCCTGGGGTCGGCCGGCAAAGAGCGGGGCCAGGGCCTGGCGGAAGTGCTCGAAGATGGGGGTGATGGCGATGGTCTCGAAGCGGATGCCGAGGTTCGCGGCCAGGGCGCGGGCGTCCTCCACGCTGCCGGCAGAGGAGTAGGGCCCCGGCAGGCCCACCCCCATCACGTTCTCCTTGCCTAGCGCCTCCACGGCGATGCAGGCAGTGAGGGCGGAATCGATGCCCCCGCTCAGCCCGATGAGCACGCGCTCGAAGCCGCACTTGCGCACGTAGTCGCGGGTGCCCAACACCAGGGCGGCGTAGGCGCTGGCTTCGCGGCCGGCGATCTGCTCGTGGACGTCGCCGGACAGGGTGTCGCAATCGAAGAAGACCAGGTCCTCTTCGAAAGACCTGGCCTGGGCCACGACCCGGCCATCGGGAGCAAGCACGAAGCTGGAGCCGTCGAAGACCAGGCTGTCGTTGCCGCCCACCTGGTTGACGAAGACCACCGGCACCTTGTACTCGCCGGCGATGGCCTGCAGCATGCGCCGGCGCAATTCGCGCTTGTCCAGGCTGAAGGGCGAGGCCGAGACGTTGAACAGGAAGTCGCCGCCGGAGCGCAGCAGTTCCTCGACCGGGTCCACGCCGTAGAGGCGGCGGTTCCAGAAGTGTTTGTCGTTCCAGGCATCCTCACAGATGGTGAGGGCCACGCGGCGCCCGCAGAAGGAGAAGAGTTCCTGGCGGTCGGCGGGAGCGAAGTTGCGCATCTCGTCGAAGACGTCGTAGGTGGGCAGCAGGCGCTTGGACTGCACGAACTCGACCCGGCCGTCGTGCAGCAGGGCGGCGGAATTCATCACCGACTTGCCGGTCTCGGCTCGCGCCGGAGTCACCAGCCCGCAGATCACGGCGATGCCGCGCGTCTGCCCGGCGATGGCCTGCACCGTTTCCTGGTTGCGGGCGACGAAGGAGGCCTTTTCCACGAGGTCGCGCGGCGGGTAGCCGCATACCGAGAGTTCGGGAAAGAGGATGAGTCCCGCCCCGGCGGCCTGGGCGCGCTGCGCCGCATCGATGATCTTCGCCGAGTTGCCCTGGAAGTCCCCGACCGTGGGGTTGATCTGCCCGAGCGCGACCTTCACTCCTCCAGTCTACCGCAGGCAGCGGGAAAGGAACCGGGGGAAGCGGGCGCTGCCCCTAGCCGGGCCCGCCGGGAGGGGGCGGAGGCGGGGTCCCCGGGCCATTGCCGGGGCTTGGCGGGTTAGGACTGGGAGGAGCGCCGGGGCCGGTGTCCTGGGGCATGAGCACGGGACCGCCGGGCTGCTGGGGCGCGCCGTCGGGCGGAGCTTCGCCGGGCCGCCGCAAGGTGGGCGGCTCCTGGGG from Terriglobales bacterium includes the following:
- a CDS encoding anhydro-N-acetylmuramic acid kinase, whose translation is TATALTARSIEVALRRFVLRDGGYREYIVSGGGAANPTLVKMIQAEIANLGLRLRRSEEFGLPRAAKEAVAFALLAYQTCQRRPGNMPAATGAERAVVLGKVSYP
- a CDS encoding ABC transporter substrate-binding protein, producing the protein MLLLLTSCAQRPDPNTVVMLIESSPTNLDPRVGTDAYSERIDQLLFDALLTRDDHFDVQPGLAERWETPDPRTYVFHLRSGVRFHDGRPLGARDVKWTFDSILNGTVKTAKASAYRYVASVETPDDATVIFHMKEPDAMLPWNVSEGASGIVPYGSGPEFSRHPIGSGPFRFVSLQLDKEVVLERNDAYWGAKPKIARVRFAIVPDYTTEALELRKGSADIALNSLTPDTVLTLARDPGLQVERAPGSIYNYLAFNLTDPILKDEQVRQAIACALDRRPLIQYLWRDMARPAASPLPPESWAYDAGVPAWHHDPARARQLLDQAGYPVRNGVRFHLLYKTSTQEVPRLQAAVFQQQLREVGIAVDIRTLEFGTFYSDVLKGAFQMYSLRWIGGNEAPDIFDVFYSANVPPRGANRGHYSNPKVDALIEAGRRETDEAKRKQIYAQIQEIVGEELPYVSILYLDNVMVHSRRVRNLRLDPSGNYNFLKTAELAP
- a CDS encoding TIGR00282 family metallophosphoesterase codes for the protein MRILIIGDIFGRPGRHIVRDHLADIVAQRRIDLVVANAENAAAGFGLTPAIAEELLATGIEVLTTGNHIWDKKEIIEYLQSPNGSARRVLRPANYPAGTPGTGLYQGTTRGGVPYAVLNLQGRVFMGSNDDPFRTADALLKTVQAKVVLVDMHAEATSEKLAMGWYLDGRVTAVVGTHTHVPTADERVLPGGTAYLTDLGMTGPYDSIIGVQKEQVLQRFLSSMPARFEPATENVWLCAALIECDPASGRAASIERFVLKQQP
- a CDS encoding type II and III secretion system protein, with protein sequence MRERTLAAVLSLAVALALPAWAAEQPPGECADELKTAAGSCAGKQEIKQAGAAFDRGVKLAASRHTAAAFAAFDQAAGLLPHNLEYVTAREVARQQLVFEHLERGNDLLAKQQSLPALAEFRAAVELDPGNAFAQQRLKDALGERAPRLTHGLQLASESAEIELAPQVGLRDFHYRGDTRGLVAQVAAAYGVSAVIDESVLARPVRFDLERVDFETAMRVAGMMGKFFWTPLNPRQILVAAETPENHRQYDRVSERTFYLPFATTPQEINELVGVLRGLFEIRSISPSASKGVLVLRAPKPQLDPATRFLESLGEGRAQVLLDMKVYEISQTSLRNLGVQLPLQYQMFNLPSLASLFAANPSLLDQINQLIASGGINQANTQAIAALLAQAQAQSANPLLTTPFFIFGGGSTTMAVTVPPAVLNFSFNSSNFRSLEHMTLRASDGDPATFFVGQRFPVLNATFSPIFNTPAVAQVIANNSFIAPFPSFTYEDLGLSVKATPQVHPSGDLTLLLDMTIQQLAGVSANGIPALVHREYAGTVRLKNGETAVVVGAISRSDQPERTGLPGLGNLPVLGRLVTNENVQHTEDELLVVITPRLVSPSESSAQTEIWLPYPR
- a CDS encoding DsbA family protein; protein product: MRRCRALALVLLLAGSIPAQTKPSSAPRAAGLPTEATVNAFMRRMFGWDKSLNWAVAGIRPSEIPGMAEVTVAVGGPQNLTRFYVSADGKHAVVGDVIPFGADPFQAAREALERKAKGAATGPAAAPVTIWEFSDLQCPHCKAAQPTLQRLLADLPNTRLVFQEFPLPSHDWAMTAAQFAECVRREKPAAFFPFVQSVYDDQEQITADNAPQRLRDLVTAAGARPDAVAACAAQPATFVPINDSIELGKSVGVGGTPTLFVNGRRISNLNSMPYEQFKAIVEFEAQMAPRPAGQGAH
- a CDS encoding NAD+ synthase, producing MKVALGQINPTVGDFQGNSAKIIDAAQRAQAAGAGLILFPELSVCGYPPRDLVEKASFVARNQETVQAIAGQTRGIAVICGLVTPARAETGKSVMNSAALLHDGRVEFVQSKRLLPTYDVFDEMRNFAPADRQELFSFCGRRVALTICEDAWNDKHFWNRRLYGVDPVEELLRSGGDFLFNVSASPFSLDKRELRRRMLQAIAGEYKVPVVFVNQVGGNDSLVFDGSSFVLAPDGRVVAQARSFEEDLVFFDCDTLSGDVHEQIAGREASAYAALVLGTRDYVRKCGFERVLIGLSGGIDSALTACIAVEALGKENVMGVGLPGPYSSAGSVEDARALAANLGIRFETIAITPIFEHFRQALAPLFAGRPQDVTEENIQSRIRGTLLMALSNKFGALVLSTGNKSELGVGYCTLYGDMAGGLGVLSDVPKTMVYRLAELVNSRKPVIPRPSIEKPPSAELRPDQLDSDSLPPYEVLDAILEDYVEDNHSAEQIAAAHGFDRELVRRVVRLVQSSEYKRQQAAPGLKITAKAFGVGRRFPIAARPEL